In Melospiza melodia melodia isolate bMelMel2 chromosome 17 unlocalized genomic scaffold, bMelMel2.pri SUPER_17_unloc_1, whole genome shotgun sequence, a genomic segment contains:
- the MAP2K7 gene encoding dual specificity mitogen-activated protein kinase kinase 7, which yields MAASSLEQKLSRLEAKLKQENREARRRIDLNLDIGPARTRPTLQLPLVSEGGRGGPPESPQPAPPPRPRQMLGLPPPPFLVPRSLESIEIDQKLQEIMKQTGYLTVGGQRYQAEINDLENLGEIGSGTCGQVWKMRFRKTGHVIAVKQMRRSGNREENKRILMDLDVVLKSHDCPYIVQCFGTFITNTDVFIAMELMGTCAEKLKKRIQGPIPERILGKMTVAIVKALLYLKEKHGVIHRDVKPSNILLDERGQIKLCDFGISGRLVDSKAKTRSAGCAAYMAPERIDPPDPTKPDYDIRADVWSLGISLVELATGQFPYQNCKTDFEVLTKVLQEDPPLLPPAMGFSGDFQAFVRDCLTKDHRKRPKYNKLLEHTFIKRYETLEVDVATWFKDVMARTESPRPGGGLGHHLPFFTR from the exons ccctgcagctgcccctggtgAGCGAGGGGGGCCGGGGGGGTCCCCCCGAGAGCCCCCAGCCCGCGCCCCCCCCCCGGCCCCGGCAGATGCTGGGGCTGCCCCCGCCCCCGTTCCTGGTGCCGCGCAGCCTCGAGAG CATTGAGATCGACCAGAAGCTGCAGGAGATCATGAAACAGACGGGGTACCTGACCGTGGGGGGACAG CGGTACCAGGCCGAGATCAATGACCTGGAGAACCTGGGCGAGATCGGCAGCGGCACCTGCGGGCAGGTGTGGAAGATGCGATTCCGCAAGACCGGGCACGTCATCGCCGTCAAG CAAATGCGGCGCTCGGGGAACCGCGAGGAGAACAAGCGCATCCTGATGGACCTGGACGTGGTGCTCAAGAGCCACGACTGCCCCTACATCGTGCAGTGCTTCGGCACCTTCATCACCAAC ACCGACGTGTTCATCGCCATGGAGCTCATGGGCACCTGCGCCGAGAAACTCAAGAAGAGAATCCAGGGCCCCATCCCCGAGCGCATCCTGGGCAAGATGACGGTGGCA ATCGTGAAGGCGCTGCTgtacctgaaggagaagcatGGTGTGATCCACAGGGATGTCAAACCCTCCAACATCCTGCTGGACGAGCGGGGCCAGATCAAACTCTGCGACTTCGGCATCAGCGGCCGCCTGGTGGACTCCAAGGCCAAGACCCGGAGCGCGGGCTGCGCGGCCTACATGgcg CCCGAGCGCATCGACCCTCCCGACCCCACCAAGCCCGACTACGACATCCGCGCCGACGTCTGGAGCCTCGGCATCTCCCTG gtggagCTGGCCACGGGGCAGTTCCCGTACCAGAACTGCAAGACGGATTTCGAGGTGCTGACCAAGGTGCTGCAGGAGGATCCCCCCCTGCTGCCCCCGGCCATGGGATTCTCCGGGGACTTCCAGGCCTTCGTCCGAGACTG CCTCACCAAGGACCACAGGAAGAGACCAAAGTACAACAAGTTACTG gagcACACCTTCATCAAGCGCTACGAGACGCTCGAGGTGGACGTGGCCACCTGGTTCAAGGACGTGATGGCCCGGACAGAGTCCCCGCGCCCGGGGGGTGGCCTGGGCCACCACCTGCCCTTCTTCACCAGGTAG